Sequence from the Pogoniulus pusillus isolate bPogPus1 chromosome 16, bPogPus1.pri, whole genome shotgun sequence genome:
CACGTTTGTAATGGCTGCAAAGCTGGTGCTGACCTGCGGAATGGACTCACGAGGCAGCTTCTCAGCCGCCGCAGAACGAAGTGGAGGCACCCGGCCGTGGGGCACCGCTTTGACCCCGGCGAACCCCCGCAAGGCAGCAGAAGGTGGCTGGGGACCCGTGAGGACATCACGGCCTGCAGCCTAAGCAGTTCCTTCGTCTCTAAGCACAGCCGCAGCCGTGCCAAGCCCCGGCCCCACGGACAGCCCCGGCAGAGCGGAGCCTCAGCGCCGGCGCCGCGCGGAGGTGCGGCCAGAGGCGGGGGAAGTGCGGGGGCGGCGCCGGGAGCCATTTCCGCGCGGCGCGGAGCCGGGGCCGGGCCGCCGCCATGCCGATGAAGGGCCGGTTCCCCATCCGACGCACGCTGCAGTACCTCAGCCAGGGCGACGTCATCTTCAAGAGCTCGGTGAAGGTGATGACCGTCAACTACAACACGGCAGGGGAGCTCAGCGAGGGAGCCAGGTGAGCGCCAGGGGTgcgcggcgcggcgcggccGCAGGGGCTGCGCCTCCCGAGACGTCCTGGCTTGCGCTTGTCTCCTCCTTCCCAGGAAGTTTGTGTTCTTCAACATCCCTCAGATCCAGTACAAGAACCCCTGGGTGCAGATCATGCTGTTCAAGAACATGACCCCTTCGCCCTTCCTCCGCTTCTACCTGGGTAGGTGTCCTGACCCCGACCCCTGCTCCTCCGGGGCAGAGAACCACAGGAGCCCTCGGGCAGCCGCCCCGGCCCCGACCCTTGCTCCGCCGAGCCCCGAGCGGGAACCGCGGGAGCCGGAAGcctggccccggccccggcccctcaGCCTGCGCTGTGGGAAGGAGGGCGCCGCTTTGAGTAATGGCTTTAAACGTTAGCGAAGGCCCCGTGCTCACCGCCCGAGCTTCGGACAGCTGCCCGCCAAGCGCACGGGCTGCTTgctttccctgcagcagcacagcaaccgCTTGCCTTTTGTGTTTTCGAAGCACCTTTTGCGCTGCTGCGAGGCAGCgtggggcagggaggctgccaTTTGTCCCACTATTACAACTTTCTTGACAGACAACGGAGAACAAGTTTTGGTCGACGTGGAAGATAAAACCAACAAAGAGATAACAGagcacattaaaaaaatccTGGGGAAAAGCAAGTAAGTAACACCAACGAGCTACCATAGAGCCTGACACCTGGCAGAATCCAACCCCTGCAGGCTTCTGCCAGGTGTACGGAGAAGGAAATGCCATTTTGCCAGACAAAACTGACATAAGTTAGCTCCAGTGGACAAGCTAGAAACTGTCAGTCTGTCTCTAGTAAATTGTGAAGGGAGAAGGAACTTTGCGATTCAGGCTTCTGGTAGTCACAAAATGTTCTCTCTTTTAGAGAAACActtgaaaaagaggaaagagaaaggagaaaactaTCACATCCAGCAACTTTTGGGCCCAAGAAGTACCATCTGCGAGAATGCATCTGTGAAGTTGAAGGCCAaattccttgccctgctgttgTGCCACTGCCCAAAGAGATGAGGGGAAAATACAAAGCAGCTGTGAAAGATGAAGCGTCAGCCTGACACCTCAGGTCAGTCACCTGGCTTTGCTCAGCACAGGATGATCAAGGTGCTTCAGTGAGAGACAAGAGCTAACAGGTTCTGGAGACTCAGGCAAGTTGGTGTCAGGCAGATAACCTTCTCGCCTAAGTCTTCTTACAGCTACAACCAGAATAATTGAAGTGACAAATAAATAAGTTTAAAAAATCAGCTTTTTTGGTGCCAGTTTTACAAAACATTACAGGCAAGATTGCATGAAAGGAAGCCAGAACAACTTAAGAGTCCTACTTCCTACTCAAGCCTGCATGGGCAAGGTTAAGGTAAAAAGGCGATGCTGTCTGCTTTGGGATACACGATGGACTGAAAAGTCCAAAGCACAGAATTCCAGAGTTTATAGAAAGCACTACAGAactgtttcttctgctttttgtcTTGTACTAACTGCAGCCAGCCAAGTGATTAACTCCAGGCTCAAACCACACACTGAATTTCTTAACTGATGTAATTAGCATTCACAAACAAGTCTCTTTTGCAAGACAACTTCTGCAGTTGGTAGTGCAGCTCTGAGAAGCACTGATCAAGAAAATCAGTAGTAATGGAGAATAAGCAAGTTGGTGTTTGAAAGATAAGCTTTACTGTTACCTTTGCTGTCCTTCAAAGAAAGTGTAAAGCCTCTCGTAAGTCTCCTACACTGCACATTCCCTTAAGCCAGGCTTAGGTACCAAACCCCTGTAACTCCATGTCAGCACCTTTGAGCCAGCAGGTAAGGACAGGATTCCACACCAGGAGTCTTGTAAGAACACCAGGGGCAACACAGCACAAAATAAAGATGTTGGTTTATTTCATCTCTGTTTACAAAGGTTCCACACAGTGCcatgcacacagcctcaacATAAGTCAGTGCTGGTCACTGAGCTTTGCAGGCACCAGGGCCTCGTTCTGTTGTGCCTCCTGAGCCCCACAGCCCTCAAATACCAGCATAAGGTCTTCACTTGGAGGTAACTTTAGTATCAGGTGTCTGGTCGATCACACTGAACACTGACAAAGCTCATGAGGTATGCTAGTCTGTTACCTGCTTGTAGGAACACATCATTAATGTACATCAGGAGTGCTTGAAGGCTTAGTGTAGACTGAAAACAGGGCAGGACAATTGCAACAAGGAGAAGGAACACTTTTAAAATAGGAAAGCTGAAGTCACTGAAACATTTTTCATGCCAATACCAAAATAGCTTTGGGTTACAGTGCAGGGAGCAATCTTAAACGTCATTCCTGACATGCATCTATCTCAGCCTTTGGGGGGTTTGCTACCCCAGTGCACATCTTAGTTTACAACCCTTTAGAATCTTCTGCTCTTTTTACTTTGTGCAAAGCAACTCTTAACATTTCCATATAAAAGCTTCCTGGTCTTGAGACAGCCTGCTCTCAAcagcttcagctctgggccacAGTGAGGACAAGTTGTCCTCTGAGGGGGCACAAGTGGTGTGGGGTTTTAAACACCAGATCCGCCAGTCCCTACCTCCACTTATTTTCAGCAAAATTACTCCAGAGTCCCTGCTCTTCAGTTGGTGTGATTATTTGTGTCTCTGCAGGATCACACAAGGCTTAGCTTGCAGCTAGGCTAACAGACACCGGAGTTAAAAGATATACCCTGTTCCACGGAATTTTACTTCTGAGTAAGCCTGGTGCTGTGCAGTGTGATCTGTCTGACTTCAGCTTCAAATGAACACCTGCTAGCCTCACCACTCTGTCAAACAGCGATGCCTAAAGATGGACCTGTGCCTTTCAAAGCACCTGAGGCTCCATTTTCTCAGGGCTACCTCAAGGTGATTACAAATTTCTGTACCAGCTTTCATGAGCCCAGCTCGGCACATCTGCAACACAGGCCCTCACCTAGCAATCCCCCCAGGCCACAGGATGGCAAGATGACTGCCACTGAGAGCCCTTTATTTAAGGCATGCCTGGTTGCCATCGCGGCCAAGCAGAATCAAATACGAGAGATGTCTCCAAGCTTTGACAGAATTCCAGTGCAGAGGCACTTCAGCTCTCCATTGTAAACaagatttttttgttccttGAATGCTACAAAAGGAGGGTTCCAGTTTCACAGACGTGACAAACATGATCACTCTGTCGCCCAGAGAATTGAAAGGAAATGTGTAGATTCCAAAAGGTAATTGGCAGCTGGAGGCCCATTCTCTGGACTGCAGTCTGAAGTGGTGCTAGCCCAGTTTCCCGGGAAATGGGATGACACTTGTTCCCTCGCAAGCAGGTCTGAGGCCAGCCAGTCTCTgtgacacagcaaggctgtACTCAAAGCAAATAGGAAACCAAGAGTGATGAGCAAACAGCATGCAAAATTTACTAAGGAATTTTTATAAGCACATAGAAAAGTTACTCATATCACTATCAGTTATAAAGTTCTCAGTCTTAAAATCCCTTTTGTATGTTAGCATTGCACAATACTGACCTGCCAGCCTGTGAGTTCTGCACCTCAGAGCATCACGGTAGCCTTTGAACAGCACCGTAATGTAACACCCTCAGGCAGTGCAGCTGAGGACGCAGAAGTTTAGAGATTTCATCTATTTAGTCAAAGCCCCACTTGAAAGACCAATACaacagaaaaggggaaagatGACAAACCAATATTGTAGCCATTTCTACATCATAGTTCCCTGTCAGCCACTCTGATGAGAATTAGCAGAGTAAAGAGCAGTCAGCATCAAACCACTGTTGTAACAGCAGAGTACTTCAGCAACTCTTCAGGACTGAGCCACAGTGGAAATGCCTAACTGAAAGTGCATAAAGTCAAGACTCTTTCAATTCCCTCTTGCCATCCATACTCTTTCCCAGGATCTGCTCTACTTCCCCACATTTAACAGCAGATGTAAAGCTATTATACATCCTACAGCTGTTTCAGCAGCTGGAtttctccttctgctttgcCAAGGTGCGCTTCAATTCCTTTAAGTTCTCTGTCAGCACTTCCACCTCATCCATTCGTCCACTATGTTTGGCATCAAATATATAAGCTTTGATGTTATCtatctgctgcagaagcagctcttcCTCTATAGTCTCCTCTCCACAGATCTCGCTGACATCCTCCACTTCAAAGGGATTGGTTGAAGATACCTCTTCAAACGGATTCCCAGAATTCCAATTGCCCCCAGGCTTTTGAGATGGATTTTCATCCTCTTCAAAAGGGTTCAAAGAACTGCCAGGTGCTCCATTCATTTTCTCATCTTCCTCATCATTTTCAAATGGATTATATTCTTTTTTACCACTCTgcaaagctgtgccagagaaagAACCCACTGGAGAAGCCTCTTTGGTAAATGGGTTAGAATCTTCCTCTGACTGAGGGGTATCTGCTTCCTCTTCAAAAGGGTTTAGACAGGCTGGCTGACCTTGGTCTTTGTCACACTGTGGGATGCCCTGGGGTTTGAATGTGAAGATCAAGTGCTCTTTAGCTGGCAGCTGCTCAACATCAGGCGATTCAAAGCTGGGGTCTCCCTTGATCTGAGACACATCCAAATCCAACATGTGTGTTGTCAAGTTCTGATCCTCTTTTGCAACTTCATGCTGATGCTGCCTGACTTCTCTGAAGTCTAAGGAGCGTGTCCTTGAATACTGAGACATGGTTTTGAGATGTTCTCTTTCCCATTCCTTTTCACGAAGGACCTGAAGTTCCTCCCTCtgcatctcttcctcctctgcctgtttTTTAGAAAGCTCAATAGCTTTAAGAGTCTGCTGTTGATCGTATTCCTCCTGAAGCTGCCTCAGGTTCTCTTGCAGCATGTGGACCTCATCTATCCTATTAGCTGCCTTGGCCTGCTTAATGAAGGAGGTGATGTTGTCAATCTGCTGAAGAAGTGGGTCTGCTATCTCCTTCTCCCTTGATAGGCTAGAGGTGGGTAACCAGCCTTCAGACTTCCTGACTGTCTCCTTTTTCAGGTGAGCTGCATCACCATTAACTGCAGCTGCTGATCTGGAGATGAAGTATTtctgtttttcctcctgttttccaTGTGTTTCCAGAGCCACCTAAATCAAAAAGCATGCAGGAAGAGAAGACCATGAGCTAAACAAATTCCATTCTCACatccaaaggcagaagaagttAGCAGGCACTGCTAGAGGGATAAGATGCACTTTTGGTTACTCTGCAGAAAATGCTTCTTCTCATAACATTCACAGACGACAGAATCACAGTACCTCAGTGCTTCCCTTCAGTTTGTGATTGATCAAAATCTACAAACCTGAGGGCAAGTAGAAGCAGTGACAGCAGTTcatagaggaaaagaaaatgggtAATGCTGCTGTGCAGAGTGGTCTAGATTTGTCGGGACAGTAGCCATTACACTTGCCTACGGCAGAGGGCTACAATGGAGCACAGCTATTGAAGGTCACTGATACCCTTATCTTTGGAGCACAACTATTCCTAGCTCTCACTTCTACCTCAAAATGAACCTGGTTCTATCTGCAATTAACGATGTCTCCCTTCCTGAGAACACCTTCTCTTTCTGAAGAGGCATCCTTGTTCTAGGTGGACCTCTTCACTACCCAGAGAAGCCTCCAAACTCGGCTGGTGCAAATGAACTCTGGAAGACAATTTGAAAATCCAGGTCAACTAAGGCAGCTGAGGACTTGCTCTGTGTGGACTGCAGCATGAGCAACCAAGTTGCTACTGCTTCCCAAAGGCATTCAGCTGCTCAGAACACAgtcagctcccctgggcagcctacaaTGGACGTGTCACATGAACCCCTGGAAAAGTGTATGGGAGAATTAAACCCTGAAATCCAACACTAATGGCAaccattcacacacacacagcaactAGGCTCAAGTCCTTGAAGTGGGACCCAATACAGGGTGTAGCAGATCTTAACCCATCTTACCATTTGCAGTCTTCTCTTCCTTAGTTCTTCATACTGGTCTTTGGTTGGCAGGGACATCAAGCCAAGCAGTTTTTCCTGGCAATAATGGTAATATTTACAGTGCTGCTTGCAGGCACTCGGCCAACACTCAAGTACTTCAGAGACCCCACCAAGAGAACAACCCACAAATAAAAAGCACTTCTGCACTGCAATCACTGCTGCAAgcctgagcacctctgctgccagaaataaactactagctAGCTGCACACCTCAGCAAGAGAGAAGCCACCAATCATGCCTTCTCCAAGGTCACTTGTCCTAATACTGTCTGTATCTGAGCAAGCTCATCTAAGGCTATCACCACAAGGGGAATTGCAGAAAGTGAACAAAACCTCCTGTCAGATGCTGTTCAAACCAGGGGGAGAACACTAACATTTACATTCAGCTCACAGGACATGCTCCGCCTACCTGAACAAAAAGTGTAGCTGAGTATCTTATCATTCTCTGAAGCTGTAGTGTTTTAGGATGGGGTTGAGGATCTTCATGCAAGCCTAGACTCAAAATCTTCTTACTGAATCAAAGCAAACACATAGCTCCATCAGTTCAGAAACAAGAGCCAGGGAAAATGTGACAGAACAGAGAGAGACAATATTGGATGAGATTTTTCTGATATCTTTTTTAGATAAGCCACCTTGGATGCCACAAGGTGTAACACTTGTACTCCCACACTTCTTTTTTaacaaaaacaccaccaccacaccccccaaaaaaaaccacaacccaaaaccccaaccaacatcACCCcctagaagaaagaaagaaaaaaacccaaccaaccaaccaagccccagctgtgctgctattCCTTTCGCCTGTGCTTACTTATCACCACTGCAGAAAAATGCAGGATTTgtaaggctggaaaaggaagcagaaacTGTTGGTGCACCTTCTCCTAAGCTCTTGACAAAGGTGCAGATATacctgctgcctgtgtcagTAGGCAGATGTATGCTGCACAAATTCAGACACCAACAGCTGAGACAAACCACACAGAAATGGTAACAGGGGAACAAGTGCAGGCCAGAGCTGGGGTAAGATCTTTTACCTTAAGGCATCTATCAATTCATAGACTTTCTGAATCTCCACCCTCAAGTCATTAGCATGTTCCAGACTGTAAGCTGTTTCTCCAGCACTAAGAAATAGATACACTTTTAAGTCACACATCCAGCCAACAACACAACACCAGAAGTTATCCCAAGATGATTCACTTGACACTGGCAAGACTAGCTGACACCAAAAGGGGTCCAACTGTTTTGTTTCAGGCTTGCTCTCTTTAAAACTCCCTTGTAACAGCAGTGGAAAGTGACAATCATCACATGAACAGGAACACCTCATAAAAGATCCATTTACTATTTCTTTTTATAGGAGAAACTATTTTAACAGAGGAatgccactctttcagtaataCCCAAAATACAGCTGTTGCAAATACATCTCACCTGTCGGGGGTTTACCAGCCAGCTGGCATGGGAAGAACGCTCAAGAACTGCACCATCACAGTCAAGAGTTCTCTCTGCTAAGGTTCATCACAAAGCAGAGGCCTGCAGCCCCACATGGCAGTAACTGAccatccccctgggcaaccAATTACCCGTATTTTGCCAGAATCCCACACTGGTTGATAAAACAAAATGGGATTTAGCAGGGAAGACTCCTCACCAGTCTTTaacttccctttccttttacaTCACCAATACAAAAGGTACAGATCACTCTCTTGAAAAAAGCTTCCCTATCCATACCATTCCAGTTTCTGGGTCTCATTACTACTCAAATCTTTAATTAAATTTTACAAACCTCTACACAATGTTACCATTAATAACTCATTCAGTGCCACTTTGCGTGAAGAGGATCCAAAAGACAACAAACAATCTAACACCACTTTTTCTTAGCATTCACACACTCTTGCAGCCTCAGCACATCTCTTCCTTACTCCTTCACACATTTGATAACGAAAACCAGCAAGTAGGGCTTACTTCAGTGACTCTGCCATCCTGATGTATTCCGGTGCCTTCTGATCAACCTTTTCCATGCAGAGCCGGAGTTTCTTGTTTAGAGCAAAACATGAAGAAGAACTGACAGTAAAGCACTAACACAAGAACATGCTGACATAAACCTGAGCACATTCAGAGTCAACTGTAATGAAAACCAGGCAACTGCTCGGGACGACAAGACCCTGCAGTTATTTCAGAACACAGGTGGCATGGTCAGGAAGAGGGAAAGACTCCCTCTAACCCTGCAAGGCATATTCGGAATTTAGAAGCTGATGATTTGCATGATTTCTAGCTTTAAATCTCCTCACATACATACCCCAAGCATGAAAGCAGCAACAAGTGAGTTTACCTCGTAGAGTTTCACAATCTCTGGGGTGCATTCTTTCTCATCAATCTGCTGTTCTCTTTTCAGTAGGGTGTCTTTGCAGTGCCGACAACAACGGATTCGCTCATCGTCCTTCTCATCCAGCACCGAGCTCACACTGCTGACGCTGCTGATGCTGCCCCGGCGGGAGCCATGGACACTATTAGGTGAGGAGTTGGGACTGTTGTGAGAGCCCAAGGCCTCTTTGCTGGCACTGGTGAGCTTGCCTAAGAATTAAACACAGGTCTGTTTACAGGACTGTAAAATTTTACCAACACACATGAAATGTACTTCAGCAGAAAGCCTGCGTTCAGGTACTTCAAACAGTCTGCTGGAAGCGCATGACAACCAAGACAGCAAGTGAGAACTGGAGTCTTCACTGTAAACTCTTCTCCATtcaaaaagcagagagagaatagACTGCTGACAGCCACCTTCTTTGCATTCTCATGCCAGAGGTCTGCAGTTACAGAACAGCGTATAGCCGTGTTActgctgccagtgctctgtgcttgAATGTGCCAAAAGCCCGGTCACTATCATTTATTTCCACAGAAAACACAGCCTCCTCTCCAATGTACCAGGTGAAGAAGTTAAATATCAAAGGGTTTCTTAAAGGCATGTGGATGAACTTCCTTAATGTCAGCATTTGAACAACCACAGGCAAGACTGGAAATACCCACAACAGAACCTTGGCAGTTACAATCCCTGAAGGTAACACCTTCATAGTTACAAGTACTCAATAGATAAGACACTAATCATTAATTCTATTTACCGGTAGCACATACTACTACTGTGTCTAGTGACTACTTCAGTGTTCTGCAATACTTCCAAAGCTAGAGAAGAAACACAAATGATAAATTCTTCTGTTCCTCAGACAAGTGTCTGCATGAGACTGCCATGCTAAGGACCAAGTCTTTCACACAGGCAGCTTTTTTTCCAATGGCAAAATGCTTGGGTGCAGTCAAGAGTAAGCTAAGGAAAGGAGGAACTGTCTTCAGGGGCTATACTCACTGGCCAAGGGAAGGCTGACAAGTTCCATGCACTTCTTGCACATGATGGAGCCACAGAGGCGGCAGTGGTGACGTCTGTTTCGAATGCTGAACTTACTGCCGCAGTCTGGGCAGAAGGGGACATCCTGATCGTTGACCCAAGGCACAACAGACTTCTCTATAGCTGTAAGggatgggagaggaggggacacACAACTGGAGATATTAAACTAATTTCTCAGCTGGTTACACCGGAGCAGTCTGAGTGAAGCTCATACCAACCTCTTATTTTAGCCGACTCGGTGTTTGCTCTGTCAAATGACGTCAGCTAGTGGAAGAAACAGAACGTTCAAGGAACCGGTaccagggaaaggaaagaacaaaacaggaaagaaacCTGCCAGATCTAAGAGACAGGAGTCTCAGCCTCTTGTACAGCAGATTGCTTAAACCTCCCTGTTTATTCTAACGTCACAATCACACAAACAGTGCTGAACCGTGactgcacaaggcagagcattTGGGGCAGAACCCCTATAGCCGAACCTGCTGCACCTGAGCCACACCACCATgtgggcagtgaagctgggaagATCACGACAAAAACTTCAGGGAGACATTTAAGGAAAAACACAGGCACACTCCATACTAAAACCCAAGAGGTTTAAATCTAGGAAGCATTCATAGGGCTGGAATGTTAAAAGGCAGCAGATTTACCTTTTCTAACCTGATGATCAGCTTATTAACTTCAACTACATAGTGGTCAATCCTGGCTGCTCGGTTCTTCTTGAAATCAGAAAGATGGCTTCTCATAGCCCCTGGAGAGACAGCAGGAAGGTTTCAGTCACCTAGATGTTCTGTGAGGACTTAAAATTCTAAAGACACACTACAATCCCAGACTTCCAGAGTGCTGGTCTAAACGAAGCATGCATATTAAAGCTTAATCTCAAGACTAGCAGTAAGTGCCACCAAAGTAACTGATATCTCAGTGACAGCAAGAAGCAACGTCCAGTCCCAGGATTCCTAATCACAGGCTTGGTCAATTTACCTTTGAAATTCTACAGCTGTCAGTTTATATTTAGAGCAGTGGCTTTGGGGTcatgttgtattttttttaacactttcattgttttggggtttgtttgggttttttaaagaaaatctCTTTTTACTAAGAGATGGTCTGCACCCCAAACTCAAGATAAAACTGGAAGAATAAGCCTTTTGTCAGACATGTAAGCTAACAACTACttgaagtgcagcccaaaagctAAGAAATGTATAAAGCTACAGCCCAATTATTAACCAGCTATAGCTTCATTGTTAATCAGCAGAGTTACCGGTTTTGCAgaaagccacaaaatggctGCAGAACACCTCAACAAAGCAAGGTGCACAGAGGTGAACACATCTCCATCAGACTTCAACAGCTGAGGCACAATCACAAGTGACCCTGCGCCCAGGGCTAGCTGGGGTCACCCCTGTTAAGAgcattctcccctctgccccacaCAACATAGGCACAACATCAACATGCAAACCATTACCTCCTGCAACAGTACATCAAACAATGCAGACGCATGCAACTGCAGCAACACTGTGGCACTTTCCCAAGCCAGATTAAGTAAATTATCCCCACTGCTATCCCTTTCCATCTCACCTACCCACTTCCTGGGGCTCCCACATGCAG
This genomic interval carries:
- the RBSN gene encoding rabenosyn-5, with the protein product MASGCPPPFGDPGEMREGFLCPLCLKDLQSFYQLQAHYEEEHSGEDRDVKGQLKNLVQKAKRAKKKLLKREGDDRTDSGSQERYESFSYGGVDPCMWEPQEVGAMRSHLSDFKKNRAARIDHYVVEVNKLIIRLEKLTSFDRANTESAKIRAIEKSVVPWVNDQDVPFCPDCGSKFSIRNRRHHCRLCGSIMCKKCMELVSLPLASKLTSASKEALGSHNSPNSSPNSVHGSRRGSISSVSSVSSVLDEKDDERIRCCRHCKDTLLKREQQIDEKECTPEIVKLYEKLRLCMEKVDQKAPEYIRMAESLNAGETAYSLEHANDLRVEIQKVYELIDALSKKILSLGLHEDPQPHPKTLQLQRMIRYSATLFVQEKLLGLMSLPTKDQYEELRKRRLQMVALETHGKQEEKQKYFISRSAAAVNGDAAHLKKETVRKSEGWLPTSSLSREKEIADPLLQQIDNITSFIKQAKAANRIDEVHMLQENLRQLQEEYDQQQTLKAIELSKKQAEEEEMQREELQVLREKEWEREHLKTMSQYSRTRSLDFREVRQHQHEVAKEDQNLTTHMLDLDVSQIKGDPSFESPDVEQLPAKEHLIFTFKPQGIPQCDKDQGQPACLNPFEEEADTPQSEEDSNPFTKEASPVGSFSGTALQSGKKEYNPFENDEEDEKMNGAPGSSLNPFEEDENPSQKPGGNWNSGNPFEEVSSTNPFEVEDVSEICGEETIEEELLLQQIDNIKAYIFDAKHSGRMDEVEVLTENLKELKRTLAKQKEKSSC
- the MRPS25 gene encoding small ribosomal subunit protein mS25, encoding MPMKGRFPIRRTLQYLSQGDVIFKSSVKVMTVNYNTAGELSEGARKFVFFNIPQIQYKNPWVQIMLFKNMTPSPFLRFYLDNGEQVLVDVEDKTNKEITEHIKKILGKSKETLEKEERERRKLSHPATFGPKKYHLRECICEVEGQIPCPAVVPLPKEMRGKYKAAVKDEASA